Proteins encoded together in one Drosophila albomicans strain 15112-1751.03 chromosome 2R, ASM965048v2, whole genome shotgun sequence window:
- the LOC117573888 gene encoding G protein-activated inward rectifier potassium channel 3 isoform X8 has product MKRLMTWERDLVDAMYRQTRFSSRRVRKRVVFKHGECNVVQGNVAKRRRRYLQHLYRLWQDIFTTLVDAQWRWTLLVFAASFVISWAFFALIWWTIAYAHNDLEYIHLRNTQPELIVNMTHVECVKEVKGMMTAFLYSVETQTTIGYGNRYVTEECPEAIFTMCIQCITGVFIQAFMVGIVFAKLSRPKKRAQTLLFSRNAVICHRDGTPCLMFRVGDMRKSHIIEAHVRAQVIRKKVTKEGEVLPFYQQELHVGADGGEDRLMFIWPTTIVHKIDRNSPLYMLSASDMLKERFEVVVMLEGVIESTGMTTQARSSYLPSEILWGHRFVNVVSFRKETGEYEVDYTLFNNTYDVDTPLCSAKQLDEVKSEYTRSTKSGLVPFADRTLSAASMLQRIASAASVDHLDPASDESLDSGRLQIRSHSIPNGVLASELEPLNNNHNHTHSKHGASFTMGGHNISITTTAPSIPNLTSINERTNSGNSINSSNYNSNNNSLSTLNVGTGGNGSGNGSGSGSGGGVTIVSSSGNGSNRTKQSNPRRLSIKQDQLPIDSMC; this is encoded by the exons GTATCGACAGACGAGATTCAGTTCACGGCGTGTACGGAAACGTGTGGTATTCAAGCATGGCGAATGCAACGTGGTGCAAGGCAACGTGGCGAAGCGACGACGTCGTTATCTGCAG CATCTCTATCGTTTGTGGCAGGACATCTTCACCACACTGGTGGACGCACAGTGGCGCTGGACGCTGCTCGTCTTTGCCGCCAGCTTTGTCATCTCGTGGGCCTTCTTCGCCCTTATCTGGTGGACGATAGCCTACGCCCACAACGATCTGGAGTATATACATCTGCGCAACACACAACCCGAACTCATTGTCAACATGACGCACGTGGAATGCGTGAAGGAAGTCAAGGGTATGATGACCGCTTTCCTCTACTCCGTGGAGACGCAGACCACCATTGGCTACGGCAATCGCTATGTGACCGAAGAGTGTCCTGAGGCCATATTCACCATGTGCATTCAGTGCATCACGGGCGTCTTCATCCAAGCCTTCATGGTGGGCATTGTGTTTGCCAAGCTGTCGCGTCCCAAGAAACGCGCCCAGACGCTGCTCTTCTCCAGGAATGCGGTGATCTGCCATCGCGATGGTACGCCATGCCTGATGTTCCGCGTCGGTGATATGCGGAAGTCGCACATCATTGAGGCGCATGTGAGGGCGCAGGTGATACGCAAGAAGGTGACGAAGGAGGGTGAGGTGTTGCCCTTCTATCAGCAGGAGTTGCATGTGGGCGCTGATGGTGGCGAGGATCGTTTGATGTTCATCTGGCCCACGACCATCGTGCATAAGATCGATCGGAATAGTCCGCTCTATATGCTGTCCGCATCGGATATGCTCAAGGAGCGTTTCGAGGTGGTTGTCATGCTGG aGGGTGTCATTGAGTCCACGGGCATGACGACGCAGGCGCGTAGCAGTTATTTGCCCTCGGAGATTCTGTGGGGTCATCGCTTTGTGAATGTGGTGTCGTTCCGCAAGGAGACCGGCGAGTATGAGGTGGACTACACGCTGTTCAACAACACCTACGACGTGGATACGCCTTTGTGCAGTGCCAAGCAGCTGGACGAGGTCAAGTCCGAGTACACCAGAAGCACCAAGAGTGGGTTAG TTCCCTTTGCGGATCGCACGCTCTCGGCGGCCAGCATGTTACAGCGCATTGCGTCGGCTGCTTCTGTGGATCATCTGGATCCGGCTAGCGACGAGTCTCTGGACTCGGGACGTTTGCAAATCCGCTCGCATTCCATACCGAACGGCGTGCTGGCCAGTGAACTGGAGCCgctcaacaacaatcacaatcacacgCACAGCAAACACGGCGCCTCGTTCACAATGGGCGGACACAACATCTCCATAACGACAACGGCGCCGAGCATACCCAACCTAACAAGTATTAATGAGAGAACCAACTCCGGTAATTCcataaacagcagcaactacaacagcaataacaacagtcTCAGCACCCTCAATGTTGGCACCGGCGGCAATGGGAGCGGGAACGGGAGCGGAAGCGGTAGTGGTGGGGGCGTCACCATTGTGAGCAGTTCGGGCAATGGCAGCAATCGAACGAAACAATCGAATCCCCGGCGATTGAGCATTAAACAAGATCAGCTGCCCATCGATTCCATGTGCTGA
- the LOC117573888 gene encoding G protein-activated inward rectifier potassium channel 3 isoform X7, which produces MKRLMTWERDLVDAMYEYRQTRFSSRRVRKRVVFKHGECNVVQGNVAKRRRRYLQHLYRLWQDIFTTLVDAQWRWTLLVFAASFVISWAFFALIWWTIAYAHNDLEYIHLRNTQPELIVNMTHVECVKEVKGMMTAFLYSVETQTTIGYGNRYVTEECPEAIFTMCIQCITGVFIQAFMVGIVFAKLSRPKKRAQTLLFSRNAVICHRDGTPCLMFRVGDMRKSHIIEAHVRAQVIRKKVTKEGEVLPFYQQELHVGADGGEDRLMFIWPTTIVHKIDRNSPLYMLSASDMLKERFEVVVMLEGVIESTGMTTQARSSYLPSEILWGHRFVNVVSFRKETGEYEVDYTLFNNTYDVDTPLCSAKQLDEVKSEYTRSTKSGLVPFADRTLSAASMLQRIASAASVDHLDPASDESLDSGRLQIRSHSIPNGVLASELEPLNNNHNHTHSKHGASFTMGGHNISITTTAPSIPNLTSINERTNSGNSINSSNYNSNNNSLSTLNVGTGGNGSGNGSGSGSGGGVTIVSSSGNGSNRTKQSNPRRLSIKQDQLPIDSMC; this is translated from the exons GTATCGACAGACGAGATTCAGTTCACGGCGTGTACGGAAACGTGTGGTATTCAAGCATGGCGAATGCAACGTGGTGCAAGGCAACGTGGCGAAGCGACGACGTCGTTATCTGCAG CATCTCTATCGTTTGTGGCAGGACATCTTCACCACACTGGTGGACGCACAGTGGCGCTGGACGCTGCTCGTCTTTGCCGCCAGCTTTGTCATCTCGTGGGCCTTCTTCGCCCTTATCTGGTGGACGATAGCCTACGCCCACAACGATCTGGAGTATATACATCTGCGCAACACACAACCCGAACTCATTGTCAACATGACGCACGTGGAATGCGTGAAGGAAGTCAAGGGTATGATGACCGCTTTCCTCTACTCCGTGGAGACGCAGACCACCATTGGCTACGGCAATCGCTATGTGACCGAAGAGTGTCCTGAGGCCATATTCACCATGTGCATTCAGTGCATCACGGGCGTCTTCATCCAAGCCTTCATGGTGGGCATTGTGTTTGCCAAGCTGTCGCGTCCCAAGAAACGCGCCCAGACGCTGCTCTTCTCCAGGAATGCGGTGATCTGCCATCGCGATGGTACGCCATGCCTGATGTTCCGCGTCGGTGATATGCGGAAGTCGCACATCATTGAGGCGCATGTGAGGGCGCAGGTGATACGCAAGAAGGTGACGAAGGAGGGTGAGGTGTTGCCCTTCTATCAGCAGGAGTTGCATGTGGGCGCTGATGGTGGCGAGGATCGTTTGATGTTCATCTGGCCCACGACCATCGTGCATAAGATCGATCGGAATAGTCCGCTCTATATGCTGTCCGCATCGGATATGCTCAAGGAGCGTTTCGAGGTGGTTGTCATGCTGG aGGGTGTCATTGAGTCCACGGGCATGACGACGCAGGCGCGTAGCAGTTATTTGCCCTCGGAGATTCTGTGGGGTCATCGCTTTGTGAATGTGGTGTCGTTCCGCAAGGAGACCGGCGAGTATGAGGTGGACTACACGCTGTTCAACAACACCTACGACGTGGATACGCCTTTGTGCAGTGCCAAGCAGCTGGACGAGGTCAAGTCCGAGTACACCAGAAGCACCAAGAGTGGGTTAG TTCCCTTTGCGGATCGCACGCTCTCGGCGGCCAGCATGTTACAGCGCATTGCGTCGGCTGCTTCTGTGGATCATCTGGATCCGGCTAGCGACGAGTCTCTGGACTCGGGACGTTTGCAAATCCGCTCGCATTCCATACCGAACGGCGTGCTGGCCAGTGAACTGGAGCCgctcaacaacaatcacaatcacacgCACAGCAAACACGGCGCCTCGTTCACAATGGGCGGACACAACATCTCCATAACGACAACGGCGCCGAGCATACCCAACCTAACAAGTATTAATGAGAGAACCAACTCCGGTAATTCcataaacagcagcaactacaacagcaataacaacagtcTCAGCACCCTCAATGTTGGCACCGGCGGCAATGGGAGCGGGAACGGGAGCGGAAGCGGTAGTGGTGGGGGCGTCACCATTGTGAGCAGTTCGGGCAATGGCAGCAATCGAACGAAACAATCGAATCCCCGGCGATTGAGCATTAAACAAGATCAGCTGCCCATCGATTCCATGTGCTGA
- the LOC117573888 gene encoding G protein-activated inward rectifier potassium channel 3 isoform X3 has product MSELRRSFSRLSMIVYRATHSSEQSWREELLRYRQTRFSSRRVRKRVVFKHGECNVVQGNVAKRRRRYLQHLYRLWQDIFTTLVDAQWRWTLLVFAASFVISWAFFALIWWTIAYAHNDLEYIHLRNTQPELIVNMTHVECVKEVKGMMTAFLYSVETQTTIGYGNRYVTEECPEAIFTMCIQCITGVFIQAFMVGIVFAKLSRPKKRAQTLLFSRNAVICHRDGTPCLMFRVGDMRKSHIIEAHVRAQVIRKKVTKEGEVLPFYQQELHVGADGGEDRLMFIWPTTIVHKIDRNSPLYMLSASDMLKERFEVVVMLEGVIESTGMTTQARSSYLPSEILWGHRFVNVVSFRKETGEYEVDYTLFNNTYDVDTPLCSAKQLDEVKSEYTRSTKSGLVPFADRTLSAASMLQRIASAASVDHLDPASDESLDSGRLQIRSHSIPNGVLASELEPLNNNHNHTHSKHGASFTMGGHNISITTTAPSIPNLTSINERTNSGNSINSSNYNSNNNSLSTLNVGTGGNGSGNGSGSGSGGGVTIVSSSGNGSNRTKQSNPRRLSIKQDQLPIDSMC; this is encoded by the exons GTATCGACAGACGAGATTCAGTTCACGGCGTGTACGGAAACGTGTGGTATTCAAGCATGGCGAATGCAACGTGGTGCAAGGCAACGTGGCGAAGCGACGACGTCGTTATCTGCAG CATCTCTATCGTTTGTGGCAGGACATCTTCACCACACTGGTGGACGCACAGTGGCGCTGGACGCTGCTCGTCTTTGCCGCCAGCTTTGTCATCTCGTGGGCCTTCTTCGCCCTTATCTGGTGGACGATAGCCTACGCCCACAACGATCTGGAGTATATACATCTGCGCAACACACAACCCGAACTCATTGTCAACATGACGCACGTGGAATGCGTGAAGGAAGTCAAGGGTATGATGACCGCTTTCCTCTACTCCGTGGAGACGCAGACCACCATTGGCTACGGCAATCGCTATGTGACCGAAGAGTGTCCTGAGGCCATATTCACCATGTGCATTCAGTGCATCACGGGCGTCTTCATCCAAGCCTTCATGGTGGGCATTGTGTTTGCCAAGCTGTCGCGTCCCAAGAAACGCGCCCAGACGCTGCTCTTCTCCAGGAATGCGGTGATCTGCCATCGCGATGGTACGCCATGCCTGATGTTCCGCGTCGGTGATATGCGGAAGTCGCACATCATTGAGGCGCATGTGAGGGCGCAGGTGATACGCAAGAAGGTGACGAAGGAGGGTGAGGTGTTGCCCTTCTATCAGCAGGAGTTGCATGTGGGCGCTGATGGTGGCGAGGATCGTTTGATGTTCATCTGGCCCACGACCATCGTGCATAAGATCGATCGGAATAGTCCGCTCTATATGCTGTCCGCATCGGATATGCTCAAGGAGCGTTTCGAGGTGGTTGTCATGCTGG aGGGTGTCATTGAGTCCACGGGCATGACGACGCAGGCGCGTAGCAGTTATTTGCCCTCGGAGATTCTGTGGGGTCATCGCTTTGTGAATGTGGTGTCGTTCCGCAAGGAGACCGGCGAGTATGAGGTGGACTACACGCTGTTCAACAACACCTACGACGTGGATACGCCTTTGTGCAGTGCCAAGCAGCTGGACGAGGTCAAGTCCGAGTACACCAGAAGCACCAAGAGTGGGTTAG TTCCCTTTGCGGATCGCACGCTCTCGGCGGCCAGCATGTTACAGCGCATTGCGTCGGCTGCTTCTGTGGATCATCTGGATCCGGCTAGCGACGAGTCTCTGGACTCGGGACGTTTGCAAATCCGCTCGCATTCCATACCGAACGGCGTGCTGGCCAGTGAACTGGAGCCgctcaacaacaatcacaatcacacgCACAGCAAACACGGCGCCTCGTTCACAATGGGCGGACACAACATCTCCATAACGACAACGGCGCCGAGCATACCCAACCTAACAAGTATTAATGAGAGAACCAACTCCGGTAATTCcataaacagcagcaactacaacagcaataacaacagtcTCAGCACCCTCAATGTTGGCACCGGCGGCAATGGGAGCGGGAACGGGAGCGGAAGCGGTAGTGGTGGGGGCGTCACCATTGTGAGCAGTTCGGGCAATGGCAGCAATCGAACGAAACAATCGAATCCCCGGCGATTGAGCATTAAACAAGATCAGCTGCCCATCGATTCCATGTGCTGA
- the LOC117573888 gene encoding G protein-activated inward rectifier potassium channel 3 isoform X4: MFLYLYIIGVVCVVCFASIVLQAVLWYRQTRFSSRRVRKRVVFKHGECNVVQGNVAKRRRRYLQHLYRLWQDIFTTLVDAQWRWTLLVFAASFVISWAFFALIWWTIAYAHNDLEYIHLRNTQPELIVNMTHVECVKEVKGMMTAFLYSVETQTTIGYGNRYVTEECPEAIFTMCIQCITGVFIQAFMVGIVFAKLSRPKKRAQTLLFSRNAVICHRDGTPCLMFRVGDMRKSHIIEAHVRAQVIRKKVTKEGEVLPFYQQELHVGADGGEDRLMFIWPTTIVHKIDRNSPLYMLSASDMLKERFEVVVMLEGVIESTGMTTQARSSYLPSEILWGHRFVNVVSFRKETGEYEVDYTLFNNTYDVDTPLCSAKQLDEVKSEYTRSTKSGLVPFADRTLSAASMLQRIASAASVDHLDPASDESLDSGRLQIRSHSIPNGVLASELEPLNNNHNHTHSKHGASFTMGGHNISITTTAPSIPNLTSINERTNSGNSINSSNYNSNNNSLSTLNVGTGGNGSGNGSGSGSGGGVTIVSSSGNGSNRTKQSNPRRLSIKQDQLPIDSMC, encoded by the exons ATGTTTTTATACCTTTACATTATCGgtgttgtgtgtgtagtgtgCTTTGCAAGCATTGTACTGCAGGCTGTACTCTG GTATCGACAGACGAGATTCAGTTCACGGCGTGTACGGAAACGTGTGGTATTCAAGCATGGCGAATGCAACGTGGTGCAAGGCAACGTGGCGAAGCGACGACGTCGTTATCTGCAG CATCTCTATCGTTTGTGGCAGGACATCTTCACCACACTGGTGGACGCACAGTGGCGCTGGACGCTGCTCGTCTTTGCCGCCAGCTTTGTCATCTCGTGGGCCTTCTTCGCCCTTATCTGGTGGACGATAGCCTACGCCCACAACGATCTGGAGTATATACATCTGCGCAACACACAACCCGAACTCATTGTCAACATGACGCACGTGGAATGCGTGAAGGAAGTCAAGGGTATGATGACCGCTTTCCTCTACTCCGTGGAGACGCAGACCACCATTGGCTACGGCAATCGCTATGTGACCGAAGAGTGTCCTGAGGCCATATTCACCATGTGCATTCAGTGCATCACGGGCGTCTTCATCCAAGCCTTCATGGTGGGCATTGTGTTTGCCAAGCTGTCGCGTCCCAAGAAACGCGCCCAGACGCTGCTCTTCTCCAGGAATGCGGTGATCTGCCATCGCGATGGTACGCCATGCCTGATGTTCCGCGTCGGTGATATGCGGAAGTCGCACATCATTGAGGCGCATGTGAGGGCGCAGGTGATACGCAAGAAGGTGACGAAGGAGGGTGAGGTGTTGCCCTTCTATCAGCAGGAGTTGCATGTGGGCGCTGATGGTGGCGAGGATCGTTTGATGTTCATCTGGCCCACGACCATCGTGCATAAGATCGATCGGAATAGTCCGCTCTATATGCTGTCCGCATCGGATATGCTCAAGGAGCGTTTCGAGGTGGTTGTCATGCTGG aGGGTGTCATTGAGTCCACGGGCATGACGACGCAGGCGCGTAGCAGTTATTTGCCCTCGGAGATTCTGTGGGGTCATCGCTTTGTGAATGTGGTGTCGTTCCGCAAGGAGACCGGCGAGTATGAGGTGGACTACACGCTGTTCAACAACACCTACGACGTGGATACGCCTTTGTGCAGTGCCAAGCAGCTGGACGAGGTCAAGTCCGAGTACACCAGAAGCACCAAGAGTGGGTTAG TTCCCTTTGCGGATCGCACGCTCTCGGCGGCCAGCATGTTACAGCGCATTGCGTCGGCTGCTTCTGTGGATCATCTGGATCCGGCTAGCGACGAGTCTCTGGACTCGGGACGTTTGCAAATCCGCTCGCATTCCATACCGAACGGCGTGCTGGCCAGTGAACTGGAGCCgctcaacaacaatcacaatcacacgCACAGCAAACACGGCGCCTCGTTCACAATGGGCGGACACAACATCTCCATAACGACAACGGCGCCGAGCATACCCAACCTAACAAGTATTAATGAGAGAACCAACTCCGGTAATTCcataaacagcagcaactacaacagcaataacaacagtcTCAGCACCCTCAATGTTGGCACCGGCGGCAATGGGAGCGGGAACGGGAGCGGAAGCGGTAGTGGTGGGGGCGTCACCATTGTGAGCAGTTCGGGCAATGGCAGCAATCGAACGAAACAATCGAATCCCCGGCGATTGAGCATTAAACAAGATCAGCTGCCCATCGATTCCATGTGCTGA
- the LOC117573888 gene encoding G protein-activated inward rectifier potassium channel 3 isoform X5, with protein MSELRRSFSRLSMIVYRATHSSEQSWREELLRYRQTRFSSRRVRKRVVFKHGECNVVQGNVAKRRRRYLQDIFTTLVDAQWRWTLLVFAASFVISWAFFALIWWTIAYAHNDLEYIHLRNTQPELIVNMTHVECVKEVKGMMTAFLYSVETQTTIGYGNRYVTEECPEAIFTMCIQCITGVFIQAFMVGIVFAKLSRPKKRAQTLLFSRNAVICHRDGTPCLMFRVGDMRKSHIIEAHVRAQVIRKKVTKEGEVLPFYQQELHVGADGGEDRLMFIWPTTIVHKIDRNSPLYMLSASDMLKERFEVVVMLEGVIESTGMTTQARSSYLPSEILWGHRFVNVVSFRKETGEYEVDYTLFNNTYDVDTPLCSAKQLDEVKSEYTRSTKSGLVPFADRTLSAASMLQRIASAASVDHLDPASDESLDSGRLQIRSHSIPNGVLASELEPLNNNHNHTHSKHGASFTMGGHNISITTTAPSIPNLTSINERTNSGNSINSSNYNSNNNSLSTLNVGTGGNGSGNGSGSGSGGGVTIVSSSGNGSNRTKQSNPRRLSIKQDQLPIDSMC; from the exons GTATCGACAGACGAGATTCAGTTCACGGCGTGTACGGAAACGTGTGGTATTCAAGCATGGCGAATGCAACGTGGTGCAAGGCAACGTGGCGAAGCGACGACGTCGTTATCTGCAG GACATCTTCACCACACTGGTGGACGCACAGTGGCGCTGGACGCTGCTCGTCTTTGCCGCCAGCTTTGTCATCTCGTGGGCCTTCTTCGCCCTTATCTGGTGGACGATAGCCTACGCCCACAACGATCTGGAGTATATACATCTGCGCAACACACAACCCGAACTCATTGTCAACATGACGCACGTGGAATGCGTGAAGGAAGTCAAGGGTATGATGACCGCTTTCCTCTACTCCGTGGAGACGCAGACCACCATTGGCTACGGCAATCGCTATGTGACCGAAGAGTGTCCTGAGGCCATATTCACCATGTGCATTCAGTGCATCACGGGCGTCTTCATCCAAGCCTTCATGGTGGGCATTGTGTTTGCCAAGCTGTCGCGTCCCAAGAAACGCGCCCAGACGCTGCTCTTCTCCAGGAATGCGGTGATCTGCCATCGCGATGGTACGCCATGCCTGATGTTCCGCGTCGGTGATATGCGGAAGTCGCACATCATTGAGGCGCATGTGAGGGCGCAGGTGATACGCAAGAAGGTGACGAAGGAGGGTGAGGTGTTGCCCTTCTATCAGCAGGAGTTGCATGTGGGCGCTGATGGTGGCGAGGATCGTTTGATGTTCATCTGGCCCACGACCATCGTGCATAAGATCGATCGGAATAGTCCGCTCTATATGCTGTCCGCATCGGATATGCTCAAGGAGCGTTTCGAGGTGGTTGTCATGCTGG aGGGTGTCATTGAGTCCACGGGCATGACGACGCAGGCGCGTAGCAGTTATTTGCCCTCGGAGATTCTGTGGGGTCATCGCTTTGTGAATGTGGTGTCGTTCCGCAAGGAGACCGGCGAGTATGAGGTGGACTACACGCTGTTCAACAACACCTACGACGTGGATACGCCTTTGTGCAGTGCCAAGCAGCTGGACGAGGTCAAGTCCGAGTACACCAGAAGCACCAAGAGTGGGTTAG TTCCCTTTGCGGATCGCACGCTCTCGGCGGCCAGCATGTTACAGCGCATTGCGTCGGCTGCTTCTGTGGATCATCTGGATCCGGCTAGCGACGAGTCTCTGGACTCGGGACGTTTGCAAATCCGCTCGCATTCCATACCGAACGGCGTGCTGGCCAGTGAACTGGAGCCgctcaacaacaatcacaatcacacgCACAGCAAACACGGCGCCTCGTTCACAATGGGCGGACACAACATCTCCATAACGACAACGGCGCCGAGCATACCCAACCTAACAAGTATTAATGAGAGAACCAACTCCGGTAATTCcataaacagcagcaactacaacagcaataacaacagtcTCAGCACCCTCAATGTTGGCACCGGCGGCAATGGGAGCGGGAACGGGAGCGGAAGCGGTAGTGGTGGGGGCGTCACCATTGTGAGCAGTTCGGGCAATGGCAGCAATCGAACGAAACAATCGAATCCCCGGCGATTGAGCATTAAACAAGATCAGCTGCCCATCGATTCCATGTGCTGA
- the LOC117573888 gene encoding G protein-activated inward rectifier potassium channel 3 isoform X9, which translates to MKRLMTWERDLVDAMYEYRQTRFSSRRVRKRVVFKHGECNVVQGNVAKRRRRYLQDIFTTLVDAQWRWTLLVFAASFVISWAFFALIWWTIAYAHNDLEYIHLRNTQPELIVNMTHVECVKEVKGMMTAFLYSVETQTTIGYGNRYVTEECPEAIFTMCIQCITGVFIQAFMVGIVFAKLSRPKKRAQTLLFSRNAVICHRDGTPCLMFRVGDMRKSHIIEAHVRAQVIRKKVTKEGEVLPFYQQELHVGADGGEDRLMFIWPTTIVHKIDRNSPLYMLSASDMLKERFEVVVMLEGVIESTGMTTQARSSYLPSEILWGHRFVNVVSFRKETGEYEVDYTLFNNTYDVDTPLCSAKQLDEVKSEYTRSTKSGLVPFADRTLSAASMLQRIASAASVDHLDPASDESLDSGRLQIRSHSIPNGVLASELEPLNNNHNHTHSKHGASFTMGGHNISITTTAPSIPNLTSINERTNSGNSINSSNYNSNNNSLSTLNVGTGGNGSGNGSGSGSGGGVTIVSSSGNGSNRTKQSNPRRLSIKQDQLPIDSMC; encoded by the exons GTATCGACAGACGAGATTCAGTTCACGGCGTGTACGGAAACGTGTGGTATTCAAGCATGGCGAATGCAACGTGGTGCAAGGCAACGTGGCGAAGCGACGACGTCGTTATCTGCAG GACATCTTCACCACACTGGTGGACGCACAGTGGCGCTGGACGCTGCTCGTCTTTGCCGCCAGCTTTGTCATCTCGTGGGCCTTCTTCGCCCTTATCTGGTGGACGATAGCCTACGCCCACAACGATCTGGAGTATATACATCTGCGCAACACACAACCCGAACTCATTGTCAACATGACGCACGTGGAATGCGTGAAGGAAGTCAAGGGTATGATGACCGCTTTCCTCTACTCCGTGGAGACGCAGACCACCATTGGCTACGGCAATCGCTATGTGACCGAAGAGTGTCCTGAGGCCATATTCACCATGTGCATTCAGTGCATCACGGGCGTCTTCATCCAAGCCTTCATGGTGGGCATTGTGTTTGCCAAGCTGTCGCGTCCCAAGAAACGCGCCCAGACGCTGCTCTTCTCCAGGAATGCGGTGATCTGCCATCGCGATGGTACGCCATGCCTGATGTTCCGCGTCGGTGATATGCGGAAGTCGCACATCATTGAGGCGCATGTGAGGGCGCAGGTGATACGCAAGAAGGTGACGAAGGAGGGTGAGGTGTTGCCCTTCTATCAGCAGGAGTTGCATGTGGGCGCTGATGGTGGCGAGGATCGTTTGATGTTCATCTGGCCCACGACCATCGTGCATAAGATCGATCGGAATAGTCCGCTCTATATGCTGTCCGCATCGGATATGCTCAAGGAGCGTTTCGAGGTGGTTGTCATGCTGG aGGGTGTCATTGAGTCCACGGGCATGACGACGCAGGCGCGTAGCAGTTATTTGCCCTCGGAGATTCTGTGGGGTCATCGCTTTGTGAATGTGGTGTCGTTCCGCAAGGAGACCGGCGAGTATGAGGTGGACTACACGCTGTTCAACAACACCTACGACGTGGATACGCCTTTGTGCAGTGCCAAGCAGCTGGACGAGGTCAAGTCCGAGTACACCAGAAGCACCAAGAGTGGGTTAG TTCCCTTTGCGGATCGCACGCTCTCGGCGGCCAGCATGTTACAGCGCATTGCGTCGGCTGCTTCTGTGGATCATCTGGATCCGGCTAGCGACGAGTCTCTGGACTCGGGACGTTTGCAAATCCGCTCGCATTCCATACCGAACGGCGTGCTGGCCAGTGAACTGGAGCCgctcaacaacaatcacaatcacacgCACAGCAAACACGGCGCCTCGTTCACAATGGGCGGACACAACATCTCCATAACGACAACGGCGCCGAGCATACCCAACCTAACAAGTATTAATGAGAGAACCAACTCCGGTAATTCcataaacagcagcaactacaacagcaataacaacagtcTCAGCACCCTCAATGTTGGCACCGGCGGCAATGGGAGCGGGAACGGGAGCGGAAGCGGTAGTGGTGGGGGCGTCACCATTGTGAGCAGTTCGGGCAATGGCAGCAATCGAACGAAACAATCGAATCCCCGGCGATTGAGCATTAAACAAGATCAGCTGCCCATCGATTCCATGTGCTGA